In Rana temporaria chromosome 3, aRanTem1.1, whole genome shotgun sequence, a single window of DNA contains:
- the ZC3HC1 gene encoding nuclear-interacting partner of ALK encodes MAASCEESTGTQLRSPVGTPGKVRDLINEGIVSEERCGDSTKDSSFLSDGNHSFDASPDVDTLEATSKEAFFTRVESFSSLKWAGKPSALCPLSCAKYGWANIECDMLKCCSCNAYLCARLQPALDINKYKQRCVELQEELKTSHEKFCFWPDSPCPEHFWALLVCEPSSVLSDFFERFQNLCRLELQLPALRQDDLKIMDLSEDTVSLLLRLIEDELRPVEGRQNAAISLPSDSLQVHISACILALCGWNNSPSSGSLPLSIISCPRCMRKIGLWSFQQLESVDLDNSFGPPTTPISPGEGAGDRTPLGVVSPNRRVTRSRDLEQSPMAATTQSLSGSSTGSSESDAVRSRPVTRSMGHGDNPGVTSEVQSSPHRKAKRPRLCSRSSIDSSPKSCFDPLNQHRSWCPWVTIVCADTKGNAENKEKENANQTKEIGWKEVLRVLLSEGKSRIPSDGDATNVPEKSRKVFRIFRQWQASASS; translated from the exons GAAGGACAGCAGTTTCTTGTCGGATGGAAACCACAGCTTTGATGCTTCACCTGATGTTGACACTTTGGAAGCCACAAGTAAAGAAGCCTTTTTCACCAGGGTAGAATCCTTCTCT TCTCTGAAGTGGGCTGGGAAACCTTCAGCGTTATGTCCTCTATCTTGTGCCAAGTACGGATGGGCAAACATCGAATGTGATATGCTGAAGTGTTGTAGCTGTAATGCCTATCTGTGTGCCAGGCTGCAACCAGCCTTGGACATCAATAAGT ATAAGCAGCGTTGTGTGGAGTTACAAGAAGAACTTAAGACCTCTCATGAAAAGTTCTGCTTTTGGCCAGACAGTCCCTGTCCAG AACACTTCTGGGCTCTTCTAGTATGTGAACCATCATCCGTGCTTAGTGACTTTTTTGAACGGTTTCAAAACCTTTGTCGATTAGAGTTGCAGCTTCCAGCTCTGAGACAGGACGACTTGAAAATTATG GATCTCAGTGAAGATACTGTAAGTCTACTCCTGCGGTTGATTGAGGATGAACTGAGACCTGTAGAAGGGAGACAGAATGCTGCAATCAGCTTGCCCAGTGACTCTCTGCAAGTCCACATCTCAGCCTGTATTCTAGCTCTTTGTGGATGGAACAACAG cccttCATCTGGATCTTTACCTCTGTCAATCATAAGTTGTCCACGCTGTATGAGGAAGATTGGATTATGGAGCTTCCAGCAGCTGGAGTCTGTGGATTTGGACAATTCCTTTGGACCGCCTACTACTCCGATATCTCCAGGAGAGGGTGCGggtgatagaacacctttgggagtgGTATCTCCCAACAGAAGAGTCACTAGAAGCAGAGATCTTGAACAG AGTCCTATGGCAGCTACCACCCAATCACTCAGTGGAAGCTCTACAGGATCATCGGAATCTGATGCTGTGCGAAGCCGGCCAGTGACCCGTAGCATGGGACATGGAGACAACCCAGGAGTGACATCTGAAGTCCAGTCCAGTCCTCATCGTAAAGCCAAACGTCCCAGGCTCTGCTCCAGGAGCAGTATA GATTCTTCTCCAAAGAGCTGCTTTGATCCACTGAATCAGCACAGAAGTTGGTGCCCATGGGTCACTATTGTTTGTGCAGACACTAAAGGAAATGCTGAGAACAAGGAGAAAGAAAATGCAAATCAGACAAAGGAGATTGGATGGAAGGAGGTGCTACGAGTGCTGCTATCAGAGGGGAAATCCAGGATCCCATCTGATGGAGATGCTACA AATGTGCCAGAGAAATCTCGCAAAGTCTTTCGAATATTCAGACAGTGGCAGGCAAGTGCTTCCTCTTGA